A portion of the Chryseobacterium tructae genome contains these proteins:
- a CDS encoding DUF417 family protein, whose amino-acid sequence MQNSNVYNRLLRLDVYSLNFLRISIFVVMAWIGGLKAFQYEADGIVPFVANSPFMSFFYKNAGNKVLNDDKKLVSEYTLYKNPEGKVVKKNMDWHTQNGTYTFAYGLGTMIVIIGIMVLLGMWFPKIGAIGGALTFLMSLVTLSFLVTTPEVYVPNLGGDYSTPQYGFPYLSGAGRLVLKDIIMMAGGLVLFSDSVKKVLKPS is encoded by the coding sequence ATGCAAAACAGTAATGTATACAATCGTTTATTAAGACTGGATGTTTATTCCTTGAATTTTCTGAGAATATCAATATTTGTCGTTATGGCATGGATTGGCGGACTTAAGGCTTTTCAATATGAAGCTGATGGAATTGTACCGTTTGTTGCCAATAGTCCTTTCATGAGTTTCTTCTACAAAAATGCAGGAAATAAAGTGCTGAATGATGATAAAAAGCTTGTTTCAGAATATACTTTATATAAAAATCCGGAAGGAAAAGTGGTAAAGAAAAACATGGATTGGCATACGCAAAACGGAACCTATACCTTTGCTTACGGATTGGGAACGATGATTGTCATCATAGGAATAATGGTCTTATTAGGAATGTGGTTTCCTAAAATAGGAGCAATAGGAGGAGCTCTGACGTTTTTAATGTCATTGGTTACGTTGTCTTTTCTGGTGACAACACCTGAAGTATATGTTCCTAATCTTGGTGGTGATTATTCAACGCCTCAATATGGGTTTCCTTATCTTTCTGGGGCAGGACGTCTTGTCTTAAAAGATATTATTATGATGGCAGGCGGATTGGTTTTATTTTCCGATAGTGTAAAGAAAGTTTTGAAGCCATCTTAG
- the bla-A gene encoding CGA/CIA family class A beta-lactamase: MKKITFLLLMVSALATAQKSVLDQKINTVIKGKKATVGVSVLDFETPFKYSKNGDKKLPLLSVFKFHLACAVLDMVDKGKFSTDQKFLIKKSDLLENTWSPVREKYPDGNIELSLGEIITYTVAQSDNNTCDFLLRMIGGSQTVQRYMDSKGVKDLQIKYTEDDMHKNWKTQYGNESSTNSTVKVLKKFYDGKLLSKRSTDFLMQIMLGTTTGTNKIVEQLPKGTPVAHKTGSSGKPDNILTVAENDMGIITLPNGKHYAIAVFVSNSTETEKVNTRMVSDISKIVWDNFNK; encoded by the coding sequence ATGAAAAAAATAACTTTTTTATTACTTATGGTTTCTGCATTGGCTACGGCACAGAAATCAGTACTGGATCAAAAAATAAACACTGTTATAAAAGGGAAGAAAGCGACAGTAGGCGTTTCTGTTTTAGATTTTGAAACTCCCTTCAAATACAGTAAAAACGGAGATAAAAAGCTTCCTTTACTCAGTGTTTTCAAATTTCATCTTGCATGTGCCGTGTTGGATATGGTAGATAAGGGAAAGTTCTCTACGGATCAGAAGTTTTTAATAAAAAAATCAGATCTATTAGAAAATACATGGTCTCCAGTACGCGAAAAATATCCTGATGGAAATATTGAGCTTTCTTTGGGTGAAATAATCACTTACACGGTTGCACAGAGTGACAATAACACTTGTGACTTTCTTTTAAGAATGATAGGAGGCTCGCAAACTGTTCAACGATACATGGATTCTAAAGGAGTAAAAGATCTTCAGATAAAATACACTGAAGATGACATGCATAAAAACTGGAAAACCCAATATGGGAACGAAAGCAGCACTAATTCTACTGTAAAGGTTTTAAAAAAATTCTATGATGGCAAGCTTCTTTCTAAAAGATCTACAGATTTCCTGATGCAGATTATGCTGGGAACAACTACCGGAACCAATAAAATTGTTGAACAATTACCCAAAGGGACGCCTGTTGCCCATAAAACGGGTTCTTCCGGAAAACCAGATAATATACTTACCGTCGCAGAAAATGATATGGGAATCATCACGCTTCCCAACGGAAAACATTATGCAATTGCCGTATTTGTAAGTAATTCTACAGAAACTGAAAAGGTAAATACCCGTATGGTTTCCGATATTTCAAAGATCGTCTGGGATAATTTTAATAAATAA
- a CDS encoding prevent-host-death protein: MDTNRFKASHDFSNLQKNLHNNPGYSVESYSQQVKEYIHDMKSKNQEATKQGFMTHAQKSVKEVWEEIQEIASEAWEKNKHHSDEKK, encoded by the coding sequence ATGGATACAAACAGATTCAAAGCTTCACATGATTTTAGCAATCTTCAAAAGAACCTGCACAATAATCCCGGATATAGTGTAGAAAGTTATTCTCAGCAGGTTAAAGAGTACATTCATGATATGAAAAGTAAAAATCAGGAGGCAACAAAACAGGGATTCATGACACATGCCCAGAAATCAGTGAAAGAAGTTTGGGAAGAAATTCAGGAAATCGCTTCTGAGGCTTGGGAGAAGAATAAACACCATTCTGATGAAAAGAAATAA
- a CDS encoding 2-hydroxyacid dehydrogenase, with product MKVFINKRIPEIGIEMLEEAGLEITIPENENLSYEEWLKYCKDTDTILSIGGDFKYDKVFFDACPNIKAIALYSVGFDHVDVKEANQRNIPIGNTPDVLSRATSDVAFLLMQSVARRTSYNFQKVKEGNWGNFDPLHALGQELYGKTLGIFGLGRIGFQMAEKCRKAFDMEIIYHNRRHHEDAERELGATYVSFDELVRNSDVLSIHANFTSEHKGLFNESVFKKMNPNAIFINTARGGFHQEQDLYKALTEGRIWGAGLDVTHPEPMSAKNPLLELSNVCILPHIGSATIEARNGMARLAAENIIAFSNGEKMPNCVNPEVYSHHL from the coding sequence ATGAAAGTCTTTATTAATAAAAGAATTCCTGAGATTGGAATCGAGATGTTGGAAGAAGCAGGATTAGAGATCACAATTCCTGAAAATGAAAATCTTAGCTATGAAGAATGGCTGAAGTATTGTAAAGATACAGATACAATTCTGAGTATTGGAGGTGATTTTAAATATGATAAAGTATTTTTTGATGCCTGTCCTAATATTAAAGCCATTGCTTTATATTCTGTAGGTTTTGATCATGTAGATGTAAAAGAAGCTAATCAGAGAAATATTCCAATAGGAAATACACCGGATGTACTGAGCAGAGCAACTTCTGATGTCGCTTTTTTATTGATGCAATCAGTTGCAAGGCGAACCAGCTATAATTTTCAAAAAGTAAAAGAGGGAAACTGGGGTAATTTTGATCCTCTTCATGCTCTGGGGCAAGAACTTTATGGTAAAACTCTGGGGATTTTCGGATTGGGAAGAATAGGTTTTCAAATGGCTGAAAAATGTAGAAAGGCTTTTGATATGGAGATTATTTATCATAATCGTCGTCATCATGAAGATGCTGAAAGAGAATTAGGTGCAACTTATGTTTCTTTTGATGAGTTGGTTAGAAATTCAGATGTGCTCAGTATTCATGCCAATTTTACTTCCGAGCATAAGGGTCTTTTTAACGAGTCTGTATTTAAAAAAATGAATCCCAATGCCATTTTTATCAATACAGCAAGAGGAGGTTTTCATCAGGAACAGGATTTATATAAGGCATTAACTGAAGGCAGAATCTGGGGAGCAGGTCTGGATGTAACCCACCCGGAACCTATGTCTGCAAAGAATCCTCTTTTGGAGCTATCTAATGTATGTATATTGCCTCATATCGGTTCCGCAACCATTGAAGCCAGAAATGGTATGGCCAGACTTGCTGCCGAAAATATCATAGCCTTTTCAAACGGCGAGAAGATGCCTAACTGTGTAAATCCAGAAGTTTATTCCCATCATTTATAA
- a CDS encoding AraC family transcriptional regulator: MEIKIQSYRISDFPSHFTTENYSVVLWKGSGVFSVDDINYSYEGYNILFLSPYQRLKLASETDENIDVLLFHGDFYCIEYHKEEVACNGLLFNNIYLNPGIELSKENYEYILELFNHIKKEETENHQFSQSIIKTYIQLILAICSKQKSGVENTSVTNEKLPNKNAVEFQKLLEINFKNEKELSFYSDKLNITNSTLSKAVKKEFSKTPTQLLNERIILESKKLLHLTYRSIKEIASELGFDDEFYFSRYFKKSVGCSPKQYREKVGISVVAKMSM, translated from the coding sequence ATGGAAATAAAAATACAGTCTTACCGAATTTCAGATTTTCCTTCTCATTTTACTACTGAAAACTACAGTGTTGTTTTATGGAAAGGTTCAGGTGTTTTTTCTGTAGATGATATCAATTATTCTTATGAAGGATATAATATCTTATTTCTTTCACCCTATCAAAGGTTGAAACTGGCTTCAGAGACAGATGAGAATATTGATGTTCTTTTATTTCATGGTGATTTTTACTGTATAGAGTATCATAAAGAAGAAGTAGCCTGTAACGGACTACTTTTCAATAATATTTATTTGAATCCAGGCATAGAACTCTCAAAAGAAAACTATGAATACATTCTGGAGCTTTTTAATCATATAAAAAAGGAAGAAACAGAAAATCACCAGTTTTCACAATCTATTATTAAAACTTATATCCAGCTGATTCTTGCCATTTGCAGTAAGCAGAAAAGTGGGGTGGAAAACACTTCGGTTACCAATGAAAAACTGCCGAATAAAAACGCTGTAGAATTTCAGAAGCTGCTTGAAATTAACTTTAAAAATGAAAAAGAACTCTCATTTTACAGTGATAAACTGAATATAACCAACAGTACTTTGAGTAAGGCTGTCAAAAAAGAATTTTCTAAAACACCTACTCAATTGTTGAATGAGAGAATCATTCTTGAATCTAAAAAATTACTTCATTTAACCTATCGTTCCATAAAAGAAATCGCTTCTGAATTAGGGTTTGACGATGAATTCTATTTCAGCAGGTATTTCAAAAAATCGGTAGGCTGCTCTCCGAAACAATATCGGGAGAAAGTAGGGATTTCTGTAGTGGCAAAAATGTCCATGTAA
- a CDS encoding MBL fold metallo-hydrolase — protein sequence MEIQKLNWAGVKLISQGKIILIDAVEDFSYYKPVLGEAVDEVISFTDEIEADYILFTHMHLDHFDKSVIKKCLKKEGKLIVYSGLESIVRSLVEDVEIVVLNLDETFSENGITFKPVYAMDGIGEIQSSWIVEDEETKIFHGGDTIWHNQFWKLGKENKDIDYAFLPVNGVIVNFEIIGLEYSPVPASLNLKEAFTAAHLLHAKKLVPMHYGLFAHEKCYIPQLFDENDLKRVSEEVGQEYMALKDGEVLVDS from the coding sequence ATGGAAATACAAAAATTAAACTGGGCAGGAGTAAAACTGATCTCTCAGGGAAAAATAATTTTGATTGATGCAGTAGAAGATTTTTCTTATTACAAACCTGTATTAGGAGAAGCCGTAGACGAAGTGATTAGTTTTACAGATGAGATAGAAGCAGATTATATCTTATTTACCCATATGCATCTGGATCATTTTGATAAAAGTGTTATAAAAAAATGCCTGAAAAAAGAAGGAAAACTGATTGTGTATTCAGGATTAGAATCAATTGTCAGAAGTTTAGTGGAAGACGTTGAAATAGTGGTTCTGAATCTGGATGAAACTTTCTCTGAAAATGGAATCACCTTTAAACCTGTATATGCGATGGATGGAATAGGAGAAATACAGTCTTCATGGATTGTAGAAGATGAAGAAACTAAGATCTTTCATGGTGGAGATACCATTTGGCATAACCAATTCTGGAAGCTTGGAAAAGAGAATAAAGACATAGATTATGCCTTTTTACCTGTTAACGGAGTAATCGTCAATTTTGAAATTATTGGATTGGAATACAGTCCGGTTCCGGCATCTCTTAATTTGAAGGAAGCCTTTACAGCAGCTCATTTGCTCCATGCTAAAAAACTGGTTCCTATGCATTATGGATTATTTGCTCATGAGAAGTGCTATATCCCACAATTGTTTGATGAGAATGATCTGAAAAGAGTTTCTGAGGAAGTGGGGCAGGAGTATATGGCTTTGAAGGATGGAGAAGTGTTGGTGGATTCGTAA
- a CDS encoding protein-L-isoaspartate(D-aspartate) O-methyltransferase: MQDSFVHKGKRKNLVEYLRYRIGISDENVLSAMNDVPRHLFIESIFEDFAYEDRAFPILAHQTISHPSTVAEQSELLQVKAGEKVLEIGTGCGYQTAILLAMKAHVYTVERQKDLFDFSKNKLRELHLYPKFQSFGDGFAGLPTFAPFDKIIVTCGAGTLPTELLKQLKVGGIIVIPLGPTDEQVLFRFTKVGPTEFEKEEFGAYKFVPMLGNTNQ; the protein is encoded by the coding sequence ATGCAGGATTCGTTTGTACATAAAGGAAAAAGAAAGAATTTAGTAGAATATCTCAGATACAGAATTGGGATTTCAGATGAAAATGTACTTTCGGCAATGAATGACGTTCCGAGACACCTTTTCATTGAAAGTATTTTTGAAGATTTTGCCTATGAAGACAGAGCTTTCCCTATTTTGGCTCACCAAACCATCTCACACCCTTCCACAGTAGCAGAGCAATCTGAATTATTACAGGTGAAAGCAGGTGAAAAAGTGTTGGAAATTGGGACTGGATGTGGTTATCAGACTGCCATTTTACTGGCAATGAAAGCCCATGTTTATACGGTGGAAAGACAAAAAGATTTATTCGACTTTTCTAAAAATAAATTGAGAGAACTTCATCTGTACCCAAAATTTCAGAGTTTTGGAGACGGATTTGCAGGGCTGCCAACCTTTGCTCCTTTCGATAAAATTATCGTAACCTGTGGAGCGGGAACTTTACCTACAGAATTATTGAAACAATTAAAAGTAGGTGGTATAATAGTCATTCCTTTAGGTCCAACAGATGAGCAGGTTTTATTCCGATTTACGAAAGTGGGACCAACAGAATTTGAAAAAGAAGAATTTGGAGCTTATAAGTTTGTTCCGATGTTAGGGAATACAAATCAATAA
- a CDS encoding cellulase family glycosylhydrolase, with the protein MKRTILLSALLLSQFGTSQLLKTSGQKIVNDKGENIQLRGLGLGGWMLQEGYMLKTADFAGPQYKIKEKIAELIGEDGMQEFYKAYLKNGITKQDIDFLAKAGFNSIRLPMHYNLYTLPIEKEPVKGKDTWLEEGFKMTDDLLQWCKDNKIYLILDLHAAPGGQGNDANISDNDKSKPSLWESEENQRKTVALWKKLADRYKNEPWVGGYDLINEPNINFTGKNPNGTDEMSNAPLWKLQKDITNAIREVDQKHIIFIEGNGWGNNYNGLIPIWDRNMAFSFHKYWNDNDDKTIQSALDLREKHNMPIWLGETGENSNVWFTELVQLLDKHNIGYAFWPMKKIDNIAGITNVKTTPEYEKLLNYWKNGGEKPSKEYAKKALMQIADNYKFSNVEVKNDVIDALFRQVTDASTKPFKNHQIPGRIFASEYDLGRIGSAYMDKDFINLWVSDPAKRSEWNSGQQMRNDGVDIYVCNDKVTNQYYVGKTEAGEWLQYTINSKTAKKYTLEIRYSSINPSKVKLEDASGKVLASIALPATDKNENWATTIVKNISLQKGENKIRIYFENNGVNLNYFELK; encoded by the coding sequence ATGAAAAGAACCATTCTATTATCCGCTTTATTATTGTCTCAATTTGGGACATCACAATTATTAAAGACTTCTGGGCAAAAAATCGTTAATGATAAAGGTGAAAACATCCAATTGAGAGGCCTTGGCTTAGGCGGCTGGATGCTTCAGGAAGGATATATGCTGAAAACGGCTGATTTCGCAGGCCCACAATATAAGATCAAGGAAAAAATAGCTGAATTGATCGGTGAAGATGGAATGCAGGAGTTTTATAAAGCTTACTTAAAGAATGGTATTACCAAGCAGGATATTGATTTTTTAGCTAAGGCCGGGTTCAATTCTATTAGGCTTCCAATGCATTATAATCTTTACACTCTTCCTATAGAAAAAGAACCGGTAAAAGGTAAAGATACTTGGTTGGAAGAAGGTTTTAAGATGACTGATGATTTGCTTCAGTGGTGTAAAGACAATAAAATCTATCTGATCCTCGATCTTCATGCAGCTCCCGGCGGACAGGGAAATGATGCTAATATTTCAGACAATGATAAATCAAAGCCGTCCCTTTGGGAAAGTGAAGAAAACCAAAGAAAAACAGTTGCTCTTTGGAAAAAACTAGCGGATCGATACAAAAATGAACCCTGGGTTGGAGGATATGATCTTATTAATGAACCCAATATCAATTTCACAGGGAAAAATCCAAATGGAACAGATGAAATGTCTAATGCTCCCCTTTGGAAATTACAAAAAGACATCACCAATGCGATTCGGGAAGTTGATCAAAAGCATATTATCTTTATTGAAGGAAATGGCTGGGGCAATAATTATAATGGTTTAATACCGATCTGGGACAGGAATATGGCTTTTAGCTTTCATAAATACTGGAATGACAATGATGATAAAACCATACAGTCTGCGCTGGATTTAAGGGAAAAACACAATATGCCGATATGGCTTGGAGAAACAGGTGAAAATTCTAATGTGTGGTTTACAGAGCTGGTTCAACTCCTAGATAAACATAATATAGGATATGCCTTCTGGCCTATGAAAAAGATCGATAATATTGCCGGAATCACCAATGTAAAAACAACTCCTGAATATGAAAAACTGTTGAACTACTGGAAAAACGGTGGCGAAAAACCTTCAAAAGAATATGCTAAAAAAGCTTTGATGCAAATAGCTGACAACTATAAATTCAGTAATGTGGAAGTCAAAAATGATGTTATTGATGCGCTATTCAGACAAGTGACAGATGCCTCCACAAAACCGTTTAAAAATCATCAGATTCCCGGAAGAATATTCGCTTCAGAGTATGATTTAGGAAGAATAGGTTCTGCTTATATGGACAAAGACTTTATCAATCTCTGGGTAAGTGATCCGGCAAAAAGATCAGAATGGAATTCCGGTCAACAAATGAGAAATGATGGTGTAGACATTTATGTATGTAATGATAAAGTAACCAATCAGTATTATGTAGGAAAAACGGAAGCTGGAGAATGGCTGCAATATACCATCAACTCCAAAACTGCAAAAAAATATACGCTGGAAATCAGATATTCCAGTATAAATCCTTCAAAAGTAAAACTGGAAGATGCTTCAGGAAAAGTACTAGCAAGTATCGCGCTCCCCGCTACAGACAAAAATGAAAACTGGGCAACCACTATAGTGAAGAACATATCCCTTCAGAAAGGTGAAAATAAAATCAGAATATACTTTGAAAATAATGGGGTCAATCTCAATTATTTTGAATTAAAGTAG
- a CDS encoding META domain-containing protein: MPTLNIEGEKINGNAGCNNYFGTATIDPSTGGFSAGQMGSTKMMCNNIGVEQTFMDMVGKANKYVISGNTLELYKDNLLLLKFNKAE; the protein is encoded by the coding sequence ATTCCAACCTTAAATATCGAAGGAGAGAAAATCAATGGAAATGCTGGTTGTAACAACTACTTCGGAACAGCTACCATAGATCCTTCTACAGGAGGTTTTTCTGCGGGACAAATGGGTTCTACAAAAATGATGTGTAATAATATCGGAGTAGAGCAGACTTTTATGGATATGGTAGGAAAAGCGAATAAGTATGTCATTTCAGGAAATACCCTGGAGCTTTATAAAGACAATCTTTTATTATTGAAATTCAATAAAGCAGAATAA
- a CDS encoding tetratricopeptide repeat protein codes for MNKFFFIFTILSIMQVRYTCGVKDSPPNSKDVPYVENTSEIPYGRQFLPQEQLEREVHIQRYRYYETKDLDFLTNKGYILIVLGRYSEAIEQFKEIDSIQPGRYSTYSNMGTAFEMMGNNTEALQWIEKALKADPKSQQSSEWIHINILKTHLKGDRSISSMNLIGKDFGNEESPKSHLTPDELKTLRTQLYDQLNERISLIKPKDKVIAQLLFDLGNVTFLEGKKKDAMEEYQLAKDYGFDDPILIKRLHLYPSDLSKVDERTAILAPETKEFRGMIIGLSLAALLMSGLILFIFRKKVALVLK; via the coding sequence ATGAACAAATTTTTTTTCATTTTTACTATTCTATCTATAATGCAGGTTCGTTATACCTGCGGTGTTAAAGACAGTCCCCCAAACAGTAAAGATGTACCTTATGTGGAAAATACAAGCGAAATTCCGTATGGTCGTCAATTCTTACCCCAAGAGCAATTGGAAAGAGAGGTGCATATACAGAGATATAGGTATTATGAAACAAAAGACCTGGACTTCCTTACAAATAAAGGGTATATCCTGATTGTTTTAGGAAGATACAGCGAAGCAATAGAACAGTTTAAAGAAATTGACTCAATACAACCCGGCAGATATTCTACCTATTCCAATATGGGAACAGCCTTTGAAATGATGGGCAATAATACGGAAGCTCTTCAATGGATTGAGAAAGCTTTAAAAGCAGATCCAAAATCGCAACAATCTTCCGAATGGATTCATATTAATATTCTGAAAACTCATCTAAAAGGAGACCGTTCTATCTCTTCCATGAATCTTATTGGAAAAGATTTTGGAAATGAAGAATCTCCAAAATCCCATCTTACACCGGACGAGCTGAAGACTCTCAGAACACAGCTTTATGATCAGCTGAATGAAAGAATATCTTTGATAAAGCCCAAAGACAAGGTAATAGCACAGCTTTTGTTTGATCTCGGAAATGTTACTTTTTTAGAAGGAAAGAAAAAAGATGCAATGGAAGAGTATCAGCTGGCAAAAGACTACGGCTTTGATGATCCTATATTGATCAAAAGACTCCATCTATATCCCTCTGATCTGTCTAAAGTGGATGAGAGAACAGCTATTCTTGCACCAGAAACCAAAGAATTCCGTGGAATGATAATTGGTCTTTCTTTAGCCGCCCTTTTAATGTCGGGACTAATCCTTTTTATTTTTAGAAAGAAAGTTGCCTTAGTATTGAAATAG
- a CDS encoding 3-hydroxybutyryl-CoA dehydrogenase: MKNIVVIGAGTMGNGIAHTFAQSGFKVNLVDVSQDALDRGLKTITTNLDRIIAKGNLTEEQKAETLGNITTFTALNDAVGAADLIVEAATENLDLKLKIFGQMDELAPANCVLATNTSSISITKIAAATKRADKVIGMHFMNPVPIMKLVEIIKGYSTSKETFDAVYEMSKTLGKVPVEVNDYPGFVANRILMPMINESIETLYNGVAGVEEIDTVMKLGMAHPMGPLQLADFIGLDVCLAILNVMYDGFKNPKYAPNPLLVNMVMAGKLGVKSGEGFYDYSESKKAEKVSKMFLN, translated from the coding sequence ATCAAAAACATTGTAGTTATCGGAGCTGGGACCATGGGAAATGGTATTGCACATACGTTCGCGCAAAGCGGTTTTAAAGTAAATCTTGTAGATGTATCTCAAGACGCTTTAGACAGAGGATTGAAAACCATTACTACGAACCTTGACAGAATCATTGCAAAAGGAAACCTTACGGAAGAGCAAAAAGCTGAAACGTTAGGCAATATCACTACTTTCACAGCTCTTAATGATGCTGTAGGAGCTGCTGATCTTATCGTAGAAGCGGCTACTGAAAATCTTGATCTAAAATTAAAGATCTTCGGTCAGATGGATGAATTGGCTCCTGCTAATTGTGTTCTTGCTACCAATACTTCTTCTATTTCTATTACAAAAATTGCAGCGGCTACAAAAAGAGCAGACAAAGTAATCGGAATGCACTTTATGAACCCGGTTCCCATCATGAAACTGGTAGAGATCATCAAAGGATATTCTACTTCTAAAGAGACTTTCGATGCTGTATATGAAATGAGTAAAACATTAGGTAAAGTTCCGGTAGAAGTGAATGATTATCCTGGGTTTGTAGCTAATAGAATCTTAATGCCAATGATCAACGAATCTATTGAAACTCTTTATAACGGTGTTGCTGGTGTAGAGGAAATTGATACAGTAATGAAGCTGGGTATGGCTCATCCGATGGGACCACTTCAATTGGCAGACTTCATTGGTCTTGATGTATGTCTTGCTATTCTGAATGTTATGTATGACGGATTCAAGAATCCTAAATACGCTCCAAATCCATTGCTTGTAAACATGGTAATGGCTGGAAAACTGGGCGTAAAATCAGGAGAAGGCTTCTATGATTATTCTGAAAGTAAAAAAGCTGAAAAAGTTTCAAAAATGTTTTTGAACTGA
- a CDS encoding Crp/Fnr family transcriptional regulator, with protein sequence MASINKKLFSHLNVEDSDPVWGKFAEVEFSKKNIFSDNKAYLVEDGLVRKYYINNTSDIDIEVCAEFYFPGDIFTVGNKGSEGMYESISGGLAWEITLEEVNEMFAENPECRFVQNYYLSRKLNAAMKREMLLLKNTPQDLYEYLLKNKPHYIQNIPLKYLASYIGITPISLSRIRKRIS encoded by the coding sequence TTGGCAAGTATTAACAAAAAATTGTTTTCACACCTCAATGTAGAGGATAGTGATCCTGTTTGGGGAAAATTTGCTGAGGTTGAATTTTCAAAGAAAAACATATTCTCGGACAATAAAGCCTATCTTGTTGAAGATGGGCTTGTCCGTAAATATTATATCAATAACACCTCAGACATCGATATTGAAGTCTGTGCAGAATTTTACTTTCCTGGTGATATTTTTACAGTAGGAAACAAAGGCTCTGAAGGGATGTATGAATCCATTAGTGGAGGTCTGGCCTGGGAAATCACCTTGGAGGAAGTCAATGAAATGTTTGCAGAGAATCCTGAGTGTCGCTTCGTACAAAATTACTACCTGAGCAGGAAACTGAATGCTGCCATGAAGCGCGAGATGCTCCTTCTGAAAAATACTCCACAGGATCTTTATGAATACCTGTTGAAAAATAAACCCCATTATATTCAGAATATTCCCTTAAAATATTTGGCTTCCTACATCGGGATTACTCCGATTTCTCTGAGCCGAATCAGAAAAAGGATTAGTTAA
- a CDS encoding Gfo/Idh/MocA family protein, producing the protein MLKAGLVGAGHLGKIHLKLLNQSDRYEFVGFHDKDVENGKKLEAEFGYKYFENFDELLEQIDMLDIVTPTVYHYDYALKAIEKGLHFFIEKPVTQTLEQAEEILRLCQEKGIKAQVGHVERYNPAFIATKEYISNPMFIEIHRLAEFNPRGTDVSVVLDLMIHDLDILLSIAKSKVKSIHASGVCVVSKTPDIANARIEFENGCVANLTTSRISMKAMRKSRFFQKDAYISVDFLEKKAEVIKMKDAPENPTPFDMIIENAEGEKNQILFEYPNIQPNNAILDELNSFADAITDNKNVEVSLEDGTEALKVALEIMRLIS; encoded by the coding sequence ATGTTAAAAGCAGGTTTGGTAGGTGCCGGACACTTGGGAAAGATACATTTAAAACTTCTTAATCAGTCAGATAGATATGAGTTTGTAGGCTTCCACGATAAAGATGTTGAAAACGGGAAAAAATTAGAAGCCGAATTCGGATATAAGTATTTTGAAAATTTTGATGAATTGCTTGAGCAGATCGATATGCTGGACATTGTTACTCCAACAGTCTATCATTATGATTATGCTTTAAAAGCGATAGAAAAAGGACTTCATTTCTTTATTGAAAAACCGGTTACCCAAACGCTGGAACAAGCAGAAGAGATCCTTCGTTTATGTCAGGAAAAAGGAATCAAGGCGCAGGTAGGACACGTTGAGAGATACAACCCAGCTTTTATTGCTACTAAGGAATACATCAGCAATCCTATGTTCATCGAAATCCACCGATTGGCTGAATTTAATCCTCGCGGTACGGATGTTTCTGTGGTATTAGATCTTATGATTCACGACCTGGATATTTTATTAAGTATTGCTAAATCTAAAGTGAAGAGCATCCATGCAAGTGGTGTTTGTGTTGTAAGCAAGACACCGGATATTGCTAATGCCAGAATAGAATTTGAAAACGGATGCGTTGCCAACCTTACCACTTCCAGAATTTCTATGAAAGCCATGAGAAAGAGTAGATTCTTCCAGAAAGATGCTTATATTTCTGTAGACTTTCTTGAGAAAAAAGCGGAAGTGATCAAAATGAAAGACGCCCCTGAAAACCCTACTCCATTTGATATGATCATTGAAAATGCGGAAGGGGAGAAAAACCAGATTCTGTTTGAATATCCCAACATTCAGCCTAACAATGCTATTCTCGATGAATTAAATTCTTTTGCTGATGCCATCACTGACAATAAGAATGTAGAGGTTTCCCTTGAAGATGGAACTGAAGCATTGAAAGTTGCTTTAGAAATCATGAGGCTTATCAGCTAA